cttttttgcTTTGCTATATGTTCTTGAGTGTATTAGTTTGCCAGCAGCACGAACATGTACTAGTGTCAATAATAATAGTACGGTGGATTAGAAAACCTGCTCACAAGTTGAATAAACATCCAGGAttatttcatcattttcattcaAAACCAATATTTGAGTCAAAATGAGAAAGTTGTTTGTGCTGTCTGATGAAGAAGAAGCAAAATAAAGTGCAGTTTTGATGTAGATGATGTTGTATACAAACTAGAAGAGGAAGATAGTAGGATCTCTGTATCATGCGTTGTCACTTTGTACCATGTAATTCTTTCTATTTCCACCAGGGGGTGTTTTCAGAAGTGGTAGGTGGTAAAAGAAGAGGTCAGCAGGAAGATGGCGAAGAGCGACCAAAGACCAAGAAAAAGAGGCAGTCAGGCAAAGATGAAGAGTATTATATCCCTTACAGACCTAAAGACTTTGACTCTGAGAGAGGGTGAGGCATTAAACTGTTGcatctgtttctttaaaaaatgtgaatggctttgtgttttatgctgttttgtcCTGTGTTATGCGTCGACAGGTTGAGTCTCGGTGGAGAGGGCAGTGCTTTTGAACAGCAGGCCTCTTCAGCTGTCCTTGATCTCATGGGAGATGAAGGCGATCGCCTTAaccagcagaagaaaatgatgaaATGGTACAAATTTCCCTATGTTTGACTCAGTATCCACCAAATGGTCATTTCAAACTAtaatttaaagtcttttttcccccttctttttttaggGACCGTAAGAGGAAGCGTTTTGTGAGAGAAACgggaaaagaagaccagaagaagaagatcaaAACAGACAGCGGTCAGGTTATCAGTAACAAGAAGAACAGGAAGAACTTGTATCCTTCCAACAAAAAGCTTCTCTGTGTGCTGCTCTCAATGACTCTCTTCTCTACTCCTATGACAATATTAAGCTGTACTGTGAAGATGTTGTATCACTTGACAACATGTCAGTTATGAGGAGTGGAAGAAAAAATACAAGATTGATGATACAGGATCTGGATCAGATGGAGAAACAGGCGGAGGAGGCAGGAAGCCAGCAAGAGGTAGGAAGGCATCAAAATGAATAGcacaaacatgttaaatataGACCATCAGCCACCATGTTTTAACTCAACTCTAAAGGTAAATACTTCAAGTCCCTCTTCCAGCCTTGCGAGCTATAACCTCCAACCTCTTTGTTGTGTCGTGCCTCTCCCAGGTCGTGGCCGTGGCCGACGAGGTCCAAACGTACAGAGCTCCGGTGACCACAAAGCACGCTCGGAGCTGAAAACAAAGGATCAGATCATGAAGCAGCGcaagaaaaagcagaagcaccAGTTCCTGCAGGGCGGGGGGATGAGGAAGCTCCGCTCCAAGAACAAAAAGTGGCTCGGAGAAGTTAAAAAGTCAGGTTTTGGAAGGGGTGGCCATAAGAAAGGCAAGCTGAGGAAGAAACTGGGAGGAGGACAGAGGGTTGATGGTGTGGAGGACATCACGAGGAACTGGGTGATAAGCGTCAGAATCATCTGAGAACATCACCAAAGATTTTCCTGGCGCTTCGTGTGACTGTAGATTAAGGAGAAAATCATTTGTGAATCTTTGCACTGCAGAAATGCACGTCACTTCTTCCTTGATGGCCTGCTGAACTCTGCGTTTGCCACAGAGTTATGTTTAATTATGATCCACTAACCTGGATTTACTACTTGTAAGCATGTTGGCAgtctaataaaagtgttttgGAGTACTGAAATATGTCTTATCAAAATGGTAAAATACAGATATTAAATATTGTGTGCTTAATTTGcagttagtttcaaaaatcGTCTCGCCCATCTTTTCTTAAAATAAGAGGTGCTCtataaaaatgacattaaattcTGTAAACGTGCTCTATTTGCAATTATTTATCATTACTGTTGTCCAAGTGGTCTCATTTCAAAGTTGAAAGCGAGCATCGGAACGGGCAAGAAAGGCGACTTTTAATTGACTTTGAATGTGTTGTGGTTACTGATATCAGATGGGCTGGGTTGAGAAACTGGCTTAGAATTCCTCTTGCCTTCAGCATGGCCACGCCCCTCTGACTTCTGcaatcaacaaggcatttttaccCAGGGAAATGTTTATTTCGCTTTTCAGTTTGGACTGTTCTCTGTAAATTCCTGAGAAAATTTGAGAagatcaggagtgtctgaaaaACGTAAAACAGCCCATCTGTCACCAACAGCAATGCTgccttcaaagtcacttaaatcaccctttttttttctggcatgtgattggctgattagatatttgcattcacAAGCAGCTGAATAGGttagtgcaggggtcagcaacctgcggctctttagtccttttaGTGCGGCtctgcgtggtttgggaaaataaattatttttttaagtaattagctgaagtgtattttatttatgttagttcttttttaacttgtagttctaaattggaagattactgtgatattgaaatataaatataaaattatattctattagtTTTTGaacgctcaaaataagcgtcacacttgcGGAAGCCGATATACCCGctgaaacgccgtgcatttatcgagactttcaaccccaggtaggctaATTATcaatcttcggatccacattatgtcagcagctccaccgtgaactatgttaaaaacaaacaccgctcacgcctcacagatgacagcttacagtcctgcgtaaagatgaaagtgacttcataCAGctccgatttgcagacgctgtgcgcagagattcaggagcagaagtcccattgtaaacatatcacggcagacccaacgatgtttccatgaacacgctttacagcttctctttattgaccacttttcacacacggttgctgtatgCATACAGCCGGTGTtaaagctcacagcccgacacataccaacacaacagcatagagagcacagacgttaaggcgccGAGGCGTGAtcgcgggtgccgctcaggtgcgtccgcctcccctgcagcggcgctgcagaccacgccccgccacacacattaaccaggtaaaatacatattgtcagggttcctgggtcggtgacccagtgttttcagttttgttcatgttcatatatatatatagcatataGTAAACAATGAATCTGTAAACGACAGCtgttgacatttttaaaaaatgaatgaaaaagcataTTTAAATAATCAACATACATGatttaaatataaacacacacgtGACAAGAGACAGAACGTGTAGAAGATATATGCAGAAAGAGCTTTCAGTGGTCAGCTGATAACATGATATCTAAAAAATACATAGCTCATTTTCCTGTCTGTTAGTTGGACATGCTaactgttaggtattttagtaccatggtagcatttactggatattgttttatagtgacattatgcaggaaaactctgtcattcaataaggcccctttgttttagttatttttctctttgacccaagaattgatgtgtgagaatcacaggctggtacaaggttgaaataccacagagatcactccctcagctacattagtttcttaatcttttagacgcctgttgaaggccaaatggtttgtttcagatttcactaatgaaagaactcttcgttttgtgccttgaaaatatgtcgctgagataatcacaattgtagctgaactaataaactacacaaaggatgcttcttcacccatgggcaggaagacgctgccttatcttggtctgtactggtttaaactgataaatctgctgtctcatgaattttaccctctatataaactgttgtacttgtgaataaagttgagtcactttgggaagacaatctaaagcagtctctgttttcttgttctcccaagctgctccc
The Maylandia zebra isolate NMK-2024a linkage group LG7, Mzebra_GT3a, whole genome shotgun sequence DNA segment above includes these coding regions:
- the LOC112433118 gene encoding ATP-dependent RNA helicase DDX54-like is translated as MDSFRIIVNSLLGVFSEVVGGKRRGQQEDGEERPKTKKKRQSGKDEEYYIPYRPKDFDSERGLSLGGEGSAFEQQASSAVLDLMGDEGDRLNQQKKMMKWDRKRKRFVRETGKEDQKKKIKTDSGQVISNKKNRKNFYEEWKKKYKIDDTGSGSDGETGGGGRKPARGRGRGRRGPNVQSSGDHKARSELKTKDQIMKQRKKKQKHQFLQGGGMRKLRSKNKKWLGEVKKSGFGRGGHKKGKLRKKLGGGQRVDGVEDITRNWVISVRII